Genomic segment of Osmia bicornis bicornis chromosome 2, iOsmBic2.1, whole genome shotgun sequence:
TACCTCTCTTATTAGCGATCACAGATCGAGGATTATTTCTACGTGTGTACGTAACTGATTCTTTCAGGGCTACTTCCAGAGAATCCTGAGTATGCGAAGCACGTCGGTAGCGACGGTTCTTTCGATAGCATCGACTTTCGGTTGTATGATCATGGCATTTCCGTCAGCGTTGATTGGTGTCGTAGCTCGGGCTACCGATTGGTCATCCGTCGAGGGATTTAATAAGAGTATGTTAGCGAACGACGGAAACGCAGCTTTACCAGTTGTCCTTCGTTACTTGACGCCTCAGTGGGTCTCCTTTGTGGGTGAGTTAAATTCCAACGAggaattctattttaaaacaCCCTCTACGTTTGACAATTGATCACCAGGATTGGGAGCAATTTCTGCAGCAGTGATGTCGTCAGCAGATTCAAGTATATTAGCCAGCAGTTCAATGTTCTCTAGGAACGTTTACAGACTCACGCTAAGACCTAAGGTGAGTGCCAATAACCTTCaggggaaaaagaagaaacaaaaagCAGAATAGAAGAACAAAACGAAttagtctctctctctctctctctctctctctctctgttctACTTTCTCGTTTTTTGTTAAAGGCATCGGAAAGGGAACTGAACTGGATACTCAGGATCTCTGTAATAGTGATCACGGTTCTGTCGACCTCAATTGCTCTCACAGTGGACAGCGTTTATTATCTGTCGTGAGTAGACCCGCTTTAATCAATCCCTTTGATGGTTCACCGATTCCCGGCAATTAGTCAGGCAAACTAATTAACGTGGAAATTCTCTGTTTTAAAGGTATCTCTGTTCGGATCTTGTTTACGTAGTACTGTTCCCTCAATTGTTAACCGTGGTACATTGGCCCTCTTTGGTCGACACTTACGGATGTCTAGCCGGATATTTCATAGCTGTCGTTTTACGTCTTTGTGGTAAGGGATAATGAACGTCTCTTTGAGAAGAATAGTAATTAACGAGGAGAACTAATGGAGAAATATTCTCTGATTTTAATGAGGTTCTCTGCGTTCGGGTATAATTAGGGTGTTTCAAAATTACCCTCACTAGGGCTGGTCAAACGTGGAacagttatttaaaattatacgtTCATGTTTCAGGAGGAGAGAAGGGTCTTGGTGTACCAGCGCTATTCGAATACCCTTTTTACGATACTGAAACGCAGACACAGAAATTTCCATTTCGCACCGGTGCCATGTTGGTTGCTCTCTTTACTCAGCTCATCACGAGTTTCTTCACGAGAAATCTCCTTGGAAAGGGTTATTTTCCTCGATGTTGCGATGTTCTCAGCGTTTATTCGCCAGGAAAATCGAAGGATCAGTCGGGGGTTGTTCAAAGTAGTTCTGGGGCTGCATTGATGGACACTTCTTCTGTTAACGTAAATctttttacattaaaaattcattccatTGAATTAATTACACCATGTCTGTTGTCTTCGTTTTCTCTCAGAAATCAACATCAGGAATGGATTCGTGCGACGGTATCGGTCCCGGCAGTTACGAGGACGACCGCACCACCACCAATTCCGTGGATGACACGACGGACCGTGGTGAAACTGGTACGATAGTCGGTGACCCATTCGATAAGGACGCAAAGGTGAATAATATCGGAATCGCAGTTCAGAAAGCAAACCAAAGCCTTCAACACCTCCAGACTCTACAAAGAAACACGATGCACACGAGTTCCATGAGTGGCAGACATACTCCCACTCCCAATCAATACGCTCCCATACAAAACAACGAAATGTCCCGGGGTCAAATTTTGGGCGTGCGAAATCTACGTGGTTCTATGGGCCAGATGTTGTTACCAACCGATCGGCCTGTCATTTCTTCGAGTAACAACGCCGGCATTGTAAACATTCCAACGAATTCAACGGTGACAACTCCCGTGACACCAGGGCCCCATTACACAAAGAGCATCGATGCCACCGTAGGAAATGAAAAGATAAGAGAAAATGAGAGGATCAGCATCGTGGACAGAAGCAACACGGAGTTCCAAACTGTTCCAGACAACATGTTGACTACCATCAACGTGAAGAAGAACGTGAAGGGGGTGAAGTTGGTTGGTATGGAGGGTGGAACGTTAAGGAGACCCTCGTTGCAGGTGAGCGACTTTAACGTGACCTCTGTGTAgcacaatttttatttatttacatttacatttatttatttttattttgtacttgtTTTGAATTATGTACAGCTGCTGAATTAAACGTTTGTGCAAAaggagttttttttttttttaagtagtTCATCCTGTACCCTGATGGATGCTGACACTTCGGTAACACATTCATTCCTGCTTTTTGTTCTTATTATAATTTGCTTCTTGTGGATGAAGTTTTGAAAACATtaggatggatggatggagaGGTGACGTTTGTTAAAATGTATCTATTTAGGGCACGTTTTCACCGACACCGTCGGTGGAGCTTGTCCATATTTTGGATAGAAGACAGAGCAGCGGTTCGTATGGACCTGGTTCTCTGTCGCCGGTTCCTATGGGTGTGGAGGCTTGCAAAACCCATGGAACGGCCTTGGAGGGACAAACCGGAAACGAGCACTGTAGGATTAAGAGGGGCATCGTCAGGCATCACAGGTATTTATAATGCACGAATTTGTATACTACGGATACAAAGTGGATAATGATAACTTTAGCATTACTTGAGGTTAAAATAATGGTCATTGAACATCGTCTCCGATTGTACGTTCAAACGTTTGCGCAGTTTCAACGACACAGGAGATAGGACCTTGACCACTTTGGCCAGACAACCGACTTATCCTTCGATGCCCTTACGTCCAGAAGACTGTCGAATGACTTTGGTGAAGAAGGACAGAAGGACATCTACGATCTCCAGACACGGTTCGGTGACGAATGAGAAAGAGCTTAGTGGTTGTTCCACAGGATTAGTTATTTGCAGTCCTACGTACAGCATGTACAGTTCGGCCGTGAAGAATTCAAACTACTTTGTGACCGACGACGAAGCGGTCAGTAGATTTTGAGAATGGAAAAACGTTCAAGGAGCAGGAATTAATAGGAGGACAATCGAACCCCGTCTAATCAATTACGAGCTCGACTactttttcacttttttttttcactccCGTCAACCGGTCGTACAATTTTCTACCACTGCCCATTTTTTACGTGAGTATTGGAGCTGATATCTTCAATGGAAGATCAGTTTTTTTGTCCTGTTTACTCGTGTCGAGAAAATTTGAGGAATTTTAAAGGTACGCCTTTTTGGTACTTGTAAATTGTGCAAATGGTTCAACCAGGATTCTTTTTACTCACGGAGAACCTATTTTAAGCCAGATCGATGAAATTTCGTCCGACGTTTGGAAGATTTTTATCCCTGGAAATGATAAACCATTCAAACTTACAATTAAGATTACGATAAGATTTTAGTTAGCGTAATTCGTGGGTGTTAGTGGATCGTGAAGTACACTTTAAATGCATTCCCTCTTGTCTAGATAATCTAGTTAATTATCCTTTGACACgtcatttataaattacacAGTTTCCGTTCATTCCTGCACCAACGAACGCGTTTCAAAAGATGACTTTCGAGACGTTAATTGGTTGAGTCTCATCTCTATCAAAGTACTTAATTTAcccttaaaaaaaaagtgatttatatatattttttcattatgtAAGTATTGGGTGGTCagcaatttttcattatcaaGCTTTTCCATCAATTTTGAGAAACTTTTACTCCCTTTAGACTaaaatacagggtgttcgacaacaggtgggcaaaacTTTAAGgtgtgattctagggatcaaaataagacgaaaatcaagaataacgaaatagcgtttgcggctttgctttccagtaattaacgtttaaaaattcgagtaaaaagcgcctgaaacctgcaacctgcccagcaccgacgaatGAACGTCAGttcagcaggggtcggtacagtcatagaatcaccccttaaaattttgcccacctgttgtcgaacaccctgtatatataaaCCCTACAACTGTGAACGCACAGTATTGAATCGAAACAACAGTATTACAAAAGCCAGAGAACACAAAGATTAGACCTAAGCTTGAAATCGCAATAATAGTCTTAACTTAGGTTCTCGTATTTCTACAAACCCTACGACAGATTAGAACTGTACGCTTTCAAAACGTTGCTCAATCAATTTTGCCGtcataaaattacaaaaaaaagaaatttgcaTATTCCATATTTTATAATCGTGTAGCTATTTTATGGAATGGTAAATTTTTTTTGAAagcaataaaaaagaaaagaaaatttgggAGATAATACTGTTTGCTCACgatttgatataaaataaaagaaaagagtaCAGCTCTATTCTGTACATTCTAGTCTACTTAGGTAACAATGTCCCCTTTTCAGACTGATTCAACGAGGACCCAAATTATTAAGCCCGTTTATAAGGTAATTGATTTTTGTACAAATCACGAACGGACGTCATCTTTTGCGTGACTCTGTATAGATAGAACGATcgatcaaagaaaaaaaaagaaagaaagatcgAGGACCTTTGGCCAGTTGATCGTGTAACGTGTACATACGTACACGTCAATAATTTTCGAGTGACACGATATACATTAgatgataatttatttacaagGTAGACTAGGTGATTTAGATGGTATAAATTGCTAAGAATGGTGCAACCACTTCTTGATGTCCAGTTTAAAGGAACGAAGGAAGATGAGGAGTGATGAGACACGCATAGCTGTGAGAATTAAAGGCAGCAGCATGAGCTTCGCTACTCGaaaccattttattttcatttataacaCGAAAAAAAGtcgaattttccatttttctaaACTTATATTCCTCTAAGGATTCTATAAATCTTCAGTTTCTTAAATTTCATCTTCTATAATTTTGGATCTTTAAATCTTCAGTTTTCTAAATCTCTAAATTCGAGTTTCTCAAagattttcattgaaaatcattttccCTCCATTTTTGACAAGAAAAGtataaagaagaagaggaagaagatgGTAAAGGAATTTTTTTTCCAACCGGAAACTCGGTTAAAAGGAGAGTAGTAGGGTCAAGGGTTTTCCGTCGCTCAACCTACTTTTTCGTACTCGTGAGGGAAGGTTAAGCTGCTGGATATAGAACGTCCAATGTATTACGTGCAAATTTATGATATTCCGATATGATAAAATACGATATTTTTCCACCGATATAATACGTCTAGTCTGTAGGATTTAATGTAAACGGTAGCGttatgaatatatatatatatatatatcacgGAGGTCTGTCTATGTTAATCGATGTAACGACAGAGAGATAGAAATTCTCTAAACCTCCGTTGGCTCAACAACACGTGACAAAGAATCTTTCTAGAATAAACGATCCACTCTACGCTTCCTTTCCCACGCACGATATACTCGTGCTCGTTTTGTAGAAACGTGATTAATTACCGTGTCTTGCAATCTTCGTTGATTCACAGAGACTAACAGGGTTTCTTTCAAAGTATCCTCAATTGtagctcttttttttttttcattaaattcctCTTTGTTCCTGATAGTCTCATAATCAATTCTATGTACTTTCGCAAGAACGATTTCGCTGAAGATAGAAAAGATTGTAAGCTCGAGATAAACGTCAAAGACCTATAtcagtattattattattaaaccgTACGAAAGAGGATTCGATGTTTAGCAATCGATCCCTGAAGGGCCATTCAGCTCTTTCGTAGTGATACTTAATCATTAAGGTAGGATTATTTATAACAGTGGACGTGCTATGTATTTCAAATTCTCCAAGTTCGAATGATTAATGTAATTACAGAGGTATGTGAAATTTTCTATTCCCATATTTGTAATGTCGATCATCGTTGAGCCCTTAAATATTCAAGATCTTTAGGAGTaacgttttaattatttaatctgaaaattaaaatacatagcGACGTTCACGAATAGCCTTCACCTTTCCGTTTCGAGACAAGTGTAAATTCCAATAAACAAACGTATAGATAGCTTTGTACTTACACGAAGGTATCGTGTACCCCGTATTGTAACAAATACGCGATACCATTTTTGTTCTTCGAGTTAAAACACAACGGAAGATTGTGTTGCGTGAATCACGTGCCAAATTCTaggataaatgaaaaaaaataaaaagtgtaCCCATACACGGTACGCTTGCGGAAACCGGAAACACGAGCAATTATGTAGGGCTTGCCTTAACACATATGCAACCGTTCATTACGATAAGAACACGATTGACCCCTGTCGGGTATGCGATTTAAAACAAACTTTTTAACTTATCAATTGAGTTGAAGTCATAACTTTTAGAGattacaatgaaatataacTTTTACAAAGTACTTTGCATTTAATTCCAATGAAAAAGATAAATGATCAATCTGAGTACAATGAAATAAACATAAGAATTTTTCTGTTAACATAATccaatgtttttttttattataatataatcgACATGTATAATAGGATCATATAAACGTTTTTCTTAAAAGTAGATAATATATACTATGTATGAAATCGAATACTTCAAAACGGAAGTCGAACCTCTGGAAGATTATGTTTCTCCCTTTCTTTGTTGAATCGTTCAGGTGCAATTTAAGCTTCTCTTAATTAACCGTTTAGTGAAAATTGTTCTGATTTTTATTCTTTGATGATTTTCACGTTTtccaaatgtaacaatttattcaaaaaataataactatTAAAACTTCAACGAGAACTTCGGCAACCGGTTATCCATACAAAGGTGAAAGATTGAGGGAGGAGCCTTTCACCATTTGCATTCAAAAACGAGGGTAAATATAGTCAATAATGATGGAACACTACTGTTTTTAAGGGTAGCTTGAATTGCATACAATCGTACATTAGCAACCAATGGCATAATACTTAATAAGTTGAAACGCCAGCCGCAAGTCGTAGTCACAACAAAAGCAgaataaataacatttataaaaaaatgaatcgaAAAGTCTTTTACCATTTTTCAATCTAAAGCTcggttttcgagatataagCGATTGAAAATTGAGTAGCCTACGGGGTGGTGTACACCCCATTAAATACATTTCTATCGATTGCGATAATTAAAGCAATGATTATTGTAAAAGATACAAACGAGAACAAGATAAAATGCTCAAAGTGCCGAATAAAGAAGACAAGCATACGCATTGTCATTCGcgttcatataatttttttatttccttccaTAACGTCTCTTCCTTGACACTCTTATTTAGCAATTTATAACATATTCGTTTCgggaatacaataataattcttaCAGTTAAAAATCTTTTAgagttataaaaataacaacaCTTGCACTTTCAGATGTTCTGTTGTGTTGGGTAATACATTGTTCAGAATTCGTTTCCGATGTCATGGTACCATAGAAATTAATTGTTCTTCATACACAatctatttcaaattaaaagctattaaaaattttaatcttatACTTTACTTTTAGGAGGAATTTTGTTATGCTAACTTATaacattttcttttgaaaaaagaTAACATTAACACAAATGCCAGGAGTAATCTGGTATTAGATATAATTACATGTATCAATTTGTATATAAGTATACAGGATGTCCCGCGACTCATGGTCAACCGATTAGGAGGTGATTCTACAtgtgaaaattttattctttcttttctactCATTTTTACATGTAGAATCACCTCCTAATCGGTTGACCATGAGTCGCGGGACAtcctgtatatgtataatgttGATATTCTAACtaatgttgaaaataaaatattcaatccCTTATTAAATCTATCATAATACAATCTATACTGTAGAGATTTCTGTGAAAGTTTAATATACAAAGGTGTTTGATAATAACATCATTTGCATATTTCCATAGTACTTAATCTTAGATCtaatttaatgtaaataaCGCTTACTTTTTACTGAAAAATATGTGTTtctcaaataaaattgtgCTTCAATTTATGAATGTTTAGTTGATCAAAACTGTACGAACGTAGACCGCAAGTATTACATACGAAATTGTGATTCATATTCATATGTAATTCAAGCAGTTCAatagatgaaaaataaacagtTTTTGGACAATAAACACAAATAAGTATTTGTGGTTGTAGATTAACTTTATAAGAAGCACTAGTTTCTACGTTTGGTATTTCATGTTCATTTACCATTTGATAAACATTATTTGAtgccgaaaaattatttagatCCTGTAAATCATAAAACAACAAATTACATGAAATACATATTTTGATCGCTAGAATCAATATGCGTCACATACCTGTGTTTGTTGTGCATACGAATGGTCCAAAATTGTTGTGCCTTTCCCATGTTGCTGTTCCTGTcgcaaaatatttattgtggGCATATTTTGCACAGCAGCTGTAGTCTGATTAATCACTATCGACATCCCACCAGTACTACTAACAggatttttataataaaaactaGGAGCCTCACCTAAAGTATTAATCCCCATCTGTTGACTTTTTTGCTGCATTTCATTACCATTATTTGAATTAGTGGCAACGAAGCATGGATATTGATAAGAAATAATTGGTGAAGTAGTTTGATACTCTTTAGAATTCtgtttgttattaattgtagtAGCTTGGTCTGTTGTCATCAAATTACCATCGTTACATCTTTTTTCTGCAACTACACGTTGTCCATTGTGAATAAAAGTATTATTTGATGCTGCGATTATTTGTGGAGATGGAAGATACCAAGTAAGTGGATTTATACCTCGTGTATTATTTGCGATATTTATACATGAAGGTATACTCGTAAAACGAGGCGTTGTATCTCTTACTTGTTGGTTTTGTACTTCTGAACAACCTGCTGCTGCTGTGGTAGAAGCGTTTACACTTTTCTGAACAAAAGGTGATTTAGCTAAGGTTGTTCGAAGAATGTTGGAAGCAGGTAAATTTTTATGATATGCTGATGTTGAATTTTGCGTAACATCACCTAAACTTTTCTCTTGATTTGCATGCGTTTGTGTTTGCTTCGATTGTTGGTTGGTTATTACTGATGTCGTAGCAGGTGTAACACATTTTGTGAAGATTAAAGGATTGTGAAGAACTATCAAGTTAGACGGTTCTGGACTTTTACTCTGTTCAGCTTGTACAGATTTTGTCTGATTTGTAAGTTCTGCAAGAGATCTTACTCTTAAGAATCCTTGTCTTGGTCTCAGAggacaatttttctttaatgcTATAGGCTCTTCTTGACTTTTAGTTGAATCAGaagcatttttattttcggTACTTTGCACATTTAAACATTCTGGCTGTTTGAAATTTCAGATTTGTCTTCTATCGTTACCACtggaattttaaaacatttgttTTGGATTTTCAGTATTAGTTTGGGAATATgttgaaacaatatttttagaaGGTTGCTTGTGAAGGTGCTTGTGAAGGTGCTTGTGAAGGTGCTTGCACTACATTTTTTATAGATGTGTTAACTGTACGACTTTTTAAAACTGTAGGACGTTGTACAATGGAAGATgtatttaattcattttctaatGCAGTTTGTTTTtctgataatttattttcttcttgtGGTGTCTCTATCCAATCTATCGTTAACTCAGGTTCAGAATCATCATCCGTTCCTtctaatatattaattaatttttgccTATCGTCATCTTTATCAGTTGGTACTGGATGAACTTCATTTCTCTGTTCTGTTAATTGACTTGTATTATCttccttttgtttttcatcAACTAATTCTGTTATCGTCGAAAGATCAGAAATCTGGTTCTCCTTCGGATGTAATACAGAATCTTTCTGATTCTGTACTTGATTTAGtttatgaataatattatGTTCATTAAAGTCTTTCTCAGATTGAAACCCAATATTACAGTGTTTACAAATGAATTCAGTATTTTCATAATCTACTTTACAAGACAGTACATATTGTTTCACATTAACTTGATGCATCCTAGCATGTTCTAAGAAAGCATTCAAACCATTGCAATATGATTTTGTACAATATGAACAAGTAAAGTAGACAGTAGCTGTGCTATGTTTTAACCAGTGATCCTCAAAGTCCTCCATGCTTTCAGATACTTCCATGCAAACATTACAAATATATGCCGTTTTGATTAGGGTGAGAGATACGCAAACCGATTGAGGTTCACTGATAAAATTATGTTTGTTTCTCACGTGTctataaaatgttaatttttcagTAAAAACATCATTGCATAAACTACAATGTACTTCTATTTCTAAAGATCTCTCTGCATTACTATTACAGCTATTATTAGATGTCACACATTTTAGATGATGTATTTTCAAGTCAGTTTCAGTGACAAAAggtattttacatttattgcAAATGTATTCTGCTACTTGAATGAAATTCTCTTTAGATGTATTTGAAGTGTTTCCATCCTGGTTTGGTTGTGAATGTACCACTGAATTTTTTGGAAATGTGGTTTCATCAGCTTTCCAATAAGGATCTTGCAGATGTTTTGACCAATGAACATAAAAAAGTGCTCCAATTCCGATAAATAGAACTTTACAAATTTTACATCGAAAATCCATAGTAAAATTTCGCTTGACTCGGGCATGACTCTCTAAGTGACGACGTACATCTTGAACTGACGGAAACATTTTACTACATGTGACACACAATAAATTTGGAGTTCTACTACTATGAGCTCGATTTGCACGACACATTTCATATTCAGGAAGATCATAATGGTTGTCAAAACAGTTCATGCTTCTAAATAGTACATTACAAGTGTGACAAAGTAGAACTATTTCAATCTTCAAACAATTGTTACTAATTTCTCTCTCTTTATGGCAGTTACATATTTTAAAGGAATTCTTTCCTGTcctcttttttaatttacttttaacCGAAGGCAATTGTAATTCTTTAGAACTATTTCCGCTTGCAACGGGTGACTTATTTATGTTCAAAGTATCAGTAACAGTTATCATTGTACTTGATGGtactgttgttgttgctgttgttgctaCTGTTGATGTCGTTGCTGTTGTTGCTATTGTTGCTGTCGTTGATGTTGTTACTATCGATACAATTGTAACTTCTGAATCTTGTGTTTTTAATGATCCACTACATTGCTGTACAACTGGtaatttttcttgtttattaACAGCCTCTGAAGGTTTTTCAGTTGTGAGCATTATCTTCTTGACATCATCTGACTGTTTTGTAGTCTGCTTAGATTTCTCACTTtttgtttcttcatctttgtTGCTGTTTTTTTGTTTGGCAGTTTCATAAGCTTTTTGCAATTCATGTTCTGTGTGCAAGAAAATATGAGCTGCTAAATCAGTTGCTGTTGGAAAAATTTGTGAACAAATAGTACATTCGCTTGGTTTCCAAAGCGTATCGATAAACTTAGATCgttgttttgaaaaataatttttcttcttttgtaaGTCTTGCGTTGAAGTACCTTTAGTTTGTGGTTTATTCTTTTCATGAGCGTTACTT
This window contains:
- the LOC114877163 gene encoding high-affinity choline transporter 1-like; the protein is MGVYVTGVIGVIVFYLSVLGIGIWAAIAKKKPSRQGQDAMMLANRGLGPILGFFTLIATWVGGAYVNGTAEVMFTRGLAWCQVPFGYSISLLFGAVLFVRPMRKAEYVTMLDPFQERYGAGVGGLLFLPALCGDLFWCAAVLRALGSSLTVVIGLDSSISICGSALLAAMYTVFGGLYSVAYTDALQLACIIIGLGVAAPFTVLHPAVSFEKNMAPREWLGEIKNEDLGEWVDGMLLLVFGGIPWQGYFQRILSMRSTSVATVLSIASTFGCMIMAFPSALIGVVARATDWSSVEGFNKSMLANDGNAALPVVLRYLTPQWVSFVGLGAISAAVMSSADSSILASSSMFSRNVYRLTLRPKASERELNWILRISVIVITVLSTSIALTVDSVYYLSYLCSDLVYVVLFPQLLTVVHWPSLVDTYGCLAGYFIAVVLRLCGGEKGLGVPALFEYPFYDTETQTQKFPFRTGAMLVALFTQLITSFFTRNLLGKGYFPRCCDVLSVYSPGKSKDQSGVVQSSSGAALMDTSSVNKSTSGMDSCDGIGPGSYEDDRTTTNSVDDTTDRGETGTIVGDPFDKDAKVNNIGIAVQKANQSLQHLQTLQRNTMHTSSMSGRHTPTPNQYAPIQNNEMSRGQILGVRNLRGSMGQMLLPTDRPVISSSNNAGIVNIPTNSTVTTPVTPGPHYTKSIDATVGNEKIRENERISIVDRSNTEFQTVPDNMLTTINVKKNVKGVKLVGMEGGTLRRPSLQGTFSPTPSVELVHILDRRQSSGSYGPGSLSPVPMGVEACKTHGTALEGQTGNEHCRIKRGIVRHHSFNDTGDRTLTTLARQPTYPSMPLRPEDCRMTLVKKDRRTSTISRHGSVTNEKELSGCSTGLVICSPTYSMYSSAVKNSNYFVTDDEAVSRF